From Azospirillum sp. TSA2s, a single genomic window includes:
- a CDS encoding GNAT family N-acetyltransferase — translation MSIWPSPDSARPTSDGPAIETATGPATSTEIRIALYPLPSMPQLAQAWTELESRADSSFFLSWTWIGSWLAQMPDGIEPHLLVALRGDEAVGLAVLCPRVRRRFGLLPSRCWMLHETGDRSYDRLFMEYNGILADRRVADEVTDAMLHWLDERLAANDELVLGGLTLAAERAARRVAARTGHTLQLRIADSAQWVDFGTVRAGGGDFRGGLGRNTRAAVNRTERLYRARGALEHRVAASVDEAMDYFAGMEVLHQAGWQARGQAGAFANPAFRPFHERLIAEGMPRGAVRLSRVSAGGRPIGYLYNFVHRNRVLNYQGGFAFEADNRLKPGLLSHVLAIEDALARGEDCYDFMSTPAGHKPLLSNAEQPMNWLTLGPDRLSRRMEAHCRRARGVTIDAVKRSLRGWIAPAKGI, via the coding sequence ATGAGCATCTGGCCCAGCCCCGACTCCGCCCGCCCGACCTCCGACGGTCCCGCCATCGAAACGGCGACCGGTCCCGCCACATCTACCGAGATACGGATCGCCCTGTACCCCCTGCCCTCCATGCCGCAACTGGCGCAGGCATGGACGGAGCTGGAAAGCCGCGCCGACTCATCCTTCTTTCTCTCCTGGACCTGGATCGGCTCCTGGCTGGCGCAGATGCCGGATGGCATCGAGCCGCATTTGCTGGTGGCCTTGCGGGGCGATGAAGCGGTCGGTCTGGCCGTGCTCTGCCCGCGGGTGCGGCGACGGTTCGGGCTGCTGCCCAGCCGCTGCTGGATGCTGCACGAGACCGGCGACCGCAGCTATGATCGCCTGTTCATGGAGTATAACGGCATCCTTGCCGACCGCCGGGTCGCCGACGAGGTGACGGACGCCATGCTGCACTGGCTGGACGAGCGGCTGGCCGCCAACGACGAGCTGGTGCTGGGCGGGCTGACCCTGGCGGCGGAGCGGGCCGCCCGGCGGGTGGCGGCGCGAACCGGTCATACGCTGCAATTGCGCATCGCGGATTCGGCGCAGTGGGTCGATTTCGGCACGGTTCGGGCCGGCGGCGGCGATTTCCGTGGCGGTCTCGGCCGCAACACGCGGGCGGCGGTGAACCGGACGGAGCGGCTTTACCGCGCCCGCGGCGCGCTGGAACACCGCGTCGCCGCGTCGGTGGACGAGGCGATGGACTATTTCGCCGGGATGGAAGTCCTGCATCAGGCCGGCTGGCAGGCGCGCGGACAGGCGGGCGCCTTCGCCAATCCGGCCTTCCGCCCCTTTCACGAAAGGCTGATCGCCGAGGGGATGCCGCGCGGCGCGGTGCGGCTGAGCCGGGTCAGCGCCGGCGGGCGGCCTATCGGTTATCTCTACAACTTCGTCCATCGCAACCGCGTCCTGAATTATCAGGGCGGTTTCGCCTTCGAGGCGGACAACCGGCTGAAGCCGGGGCTGCTGAGCCATGTGCTGGCCATCGAGGATGCGCTCGCCCGCGGCGAGGACTGCTACGACTTCATGTCGACGCCGGCCGGGCACAAGCCGCTGCTTTCCAACGCCGAACAGCCGATGAATTGGCTGACGCTCGGCCCCGACCGGTTGAGCCGGCGGATGGAGGCGCATTGCCGCCGGGCGCGCGGGGTGACGATCGACGCCGTCAAACGCTCGTTGCGCGGCTGGATCGCGCCGGCAAAAGGCATCTGA
- a CDS encoding ABC transporter substrate-binding protein, translated as MTRTIANLVTVSALALSVALGAGAAQAKEFLLGSELPLTGSLARVGQGMHEGIAVAVDMANKSYAGKHSFKVETIDDETSPAKAVAAVEKLAGEGVVAITGGYGSNIIGPASEAAQKAGLVYITSGGVSPELTQRGYPTFFRINNTDGYALAMIGLLQDMGAKKVSIVYLNKDATSSLAKQVNTALTAKGVTVGMHEFDGSTSDFKPLMNKVKLQDRPDVIAMVGYENDYVGILRASKVLKPQVKAMVGVWSLATAQMAKEFPDLMENVYGTSMLPYPVEFTQPEAVEFAATYKKLFNKDPDYLGQFGYVQTRLLIDAVVRADEAGTLGKGGLPEELRKTDANTLIGRVTFDKNGDNLNFTHRMGQHQGGKVVLVWPKDAANGKMNFPAVPW; from the coding sequence ATGACCCGGACGATCGCCAATCTCGTAACCGTATCCGCACTGGCCCTGTCGGTGGCGCTGGGCGCCGGGGCGGCGCAGGCCAAGGAGTTCCTGCTGGGCTCCGAACTGCCGCTGACCGGCAGCCTCGCCCGCGTCGGCCAGGGCATGCATGAAGGCATCGCCGTCGCCGTCGACATGGCCAACAAGAGCTATGCCGGCAAGCACAGCTTCAAGGTCGAGACCATCGACGACGAGACCTCCCCCGCCAAGGCGGTCGCGGCGGTGGAGAAGCTGGCGGGCGAAGGGGTGGTGGCGATCACCGGCGGCTACGGCTCCAACATCATCGGCCCGGCGTCGGAAGCGGCGCAGAAGGCCGGGCTGGTCTACATCACCTCCGGCGGCGTCTCGCCGGAACTGACCCAGCGCGGCTATCCCACCTTCTTCCGCATCAACAACACCGACGGCTATGCGCTGGCCATGATCGGCCTGCTGCAGGACATGGGCGCCAAGAAGGTCTCCATCGTCTATCTGAACAAGGACGCCACCAGCAGCCTCGCCAAACAGGTGAACACCGCGCTGACCGCCAAGGGCGTGACGGTGGGCATGCACGAGTTCGACGGCTCGACCAGCGATTTCAAACCGTTGATGAACAAGGTGAAGCTGCAGGACCGCCCCGACGTCATCGCCATGGTCGGCTACGAGAACGACTATGTCGGCATCCTGCGGGCATCCAAGGTGCTGAAGCCGCAGGTCAAGGCGATGGTCGGCGTCTGGTCGCTCGCCACCGCGCAGATGGCCAAGGAGTTCCCCGACCTGATGGAGAATGTCTACGGTACCTCCATGCTGCCCTATCCGGTGGAATTCACCCAGCCGGAGGCGGTGGAGTTCGCCGCCACCTACAAGAAGCTGTTCAACAAGGACCCCGACTATCTGGGCCAGTTCGGCTATGTACAGACCCGCCTGCTGATCGACGCCGTCGTCCGCGCCGACGAGGCCGGAACGCTGGGCAAGGGCGGCCTGCCGGAAGAACTGCGCAAGACGGACGCCAACACCCTGATCGGCCGCGTCACCTTCGACAAGAACGGCGACAACCTGAACTTCACCCACCGCATGGGACAGCACCAGGGCGGCAAGGTGGTCCTGGTCTGGCCGAAGGACGCCGCCAACGGAAAGATGAACTTCCCGGCGGTGCCGTGGTGA
- a CDS encoding acyl-CoA dehydrogenase family protein codes for MALDKDVLDQLLDTLGRFVREKLVPLEHKVAEDDAIPAEVIAAMREMGLFGLSIPEEYGGLGLSMSDEVQVAFQLGQTSPAFRSLIGTNNGIGSQGIVIDGTEEQKQSYLPRLAAGEIVGAFALTEPESGSDAGSLRTTALRDGDHFILNGTKRYITNAPQAGLFTVFARTDLDSRDARGVSAFLVEAGTPGLSLGPIDKKMGQKGAHTCDVIFEDCRVPASAILGGKEGQGFKTAMKVLDRGRLHIGAVCVGLAERLIRDSLSYAMERKQFGQPLAEFQLIQAMLADSRAEAYAARCMVVETARRRDAGQNVNTDAACCKMFSTEMVGRVADRAVQIHGGAGYIADYGIERFYRDVRLFRIYEGTTQIQQLVIARNMIREAA; via the coding sequence ATGGCCTTGGACAAGGACGTTTTGGATCAACTGCTGGACACGCTGGGGCGCTTCGTCCGCGAAAAGCTGGTCCCGCTGGAACATAAAGTGGCGGAGGACGACGCCATCCCGGCCGAGGTGATCGCCGCGATGCGCGAGATGGGCCTGTTCGGCCTGTCGATCCCGGAGGAATATGGCGGGCTCGGCCTGTCGATGTCGGACGAGGTCCAGGTCGCCTTCCAACTGGGCCAGACCTCGCCTGCCTTCCGCTCGCTGATCGGCACCAACAACGGCATCGGCTCGCAAGGCATCGTCATCGACGGAACGGAGGAGCAAAAGCAGAGCTATCTGCCGCGTCTGGCCGCCGGCGAGATCGTCGGCGCCTTCGCCCTGACCGAACCGGAATCAGGGTCCGACGCCGGCTCGCTCCGCACCACCGCGCTGCGTGATGGCGACCATTTCATCCTGAACGGCACCAAGCGCTACATCACCAACGCGCCGCAGGCCGGCCTCTTCACCGTCTTCGCCCGCACCGATCTGGACAGCCGGGACGCCCGCGGCGTGTCGGCCTTCCTGGTGGAGGCCGGGACGCCCGGCCTGTCGCTCGGCCCCATCGACAAGAAGATGGGCCAGAAGGGCGCCCACACCTGCGACGTGATCTTCGAGGACTGCCGCGTTCCGGCCAGCGCCATCCTGGGCGGCAAGGAAGGGCAGGGCTTCAAGACGGCGATGAAGGTGCTGGACCGCGGCCGCCTGCACATCGGCGCCGTCTGCGTCGGTCTTGCCGAGCGGCTGATCCGCGACAGCCTGTCCTACGCCATGGAACGCAAGCAGTTCGGCCAGCCGCTCGCCGAATTCCAGCTGATCCAGGCGATGCTGGCCGACAGCCGGGCGGAAGCCTACGCCGCCCGCTGCATGGTGGTGGAGACCGCGCGACGCCGCGACGCCGGGCAGAACGTCAACACCGACGCCGCCTGCTGCAAGATGTTCTCGACCGAGATGGTCGGCCGCGTCGCCGACCGCGCGGTACAGATCCATGGCGGCGCCGGCTACATCGCCGATTACGGGATCGAGCGCTTCTATCGCGACGTGCGCCTGTTCCGCATCTATGAGGGCACCACCCAGATCCAGCAGCTCGTCATCGCCCGCAACATGATCCGGGAGGCGGCATGA
- a CDS encoding ATP-grasp domain-containing protein: MATEPKAGPLACVLGDMDLVRPLGLAGIRCAVVGPPGGATAHSRFTERLIPWEGGNDDVLVDRLLRFGAAQAEKPVLYMEEDAQLLMVSRHRDRLAAVFRFALAEADLVETLVDKGRFQALAERLDLPVPRTRRLSPLPGSEAPDLDLRYPVIVKPLTRRPPWHEIEGLGKAIRLDGPEELRALWPRLIPVGIDLLAQELIPGPETRIESHHVYVDAGGAVAGEFTGRKIRTYPVDYGHSTALTITDIDGEGADVAALGRDIAARIGLKGVAKFDFKRDPDGGLHLLEINPRFNLWHHLGAVAGVNLPAMVQADLTGRPRPGPRPAPAKARPGACWCHISKDRLAARDGGVPTARWLAWVARCEAKAIMPDDPMPFLRPKLDRLLARIPGVAGPARLAKP; encoded by the coding sequence ATGGCAACGGAACCGAAAGCCGGGCCGCTGGCCTGCGTGTTGGGCGACATGGATCTGGTGCGCCCGCTGGGGCTGGCCGGCATCCGCTGTGCCGTGGTCGGACCGCCGGGCGGGGCGACCGCCCACTCCCGCTTCACCGAGCGGCTGATCCCGTGGGAGGGCGGCAACGACGACGTGCTGGTCGACCGACTGCTGCGTTTCGGTGCCGCGCAGGCCGAAAAGCCGGTGCTCTATATGGAGGAGGACGCGCAGCTTCTGATGGTGTCGCGCCACCGCGACCGGCTGGCTGCCGTCTTCCGCTTTGCCCTGGCCGAGGCCGATCTGGTGGAGACGCTGGTCGACAAGGGCCGGTTCCAGGCGCTGGCGGAGCGATTGGACCTGCCGGTTCCCCGCACCCGGCGCCTGAGCCCCCTGCCCGGCAGCGAGGCGCCGGATCTGGACCTGCGCTATCCCGTGATCGTCAAGCCGCTGACCCGCCGTCCGCCCTGGCACGAGATCGAGGGGTTGGGCAAGGCGATCCGCCTGGACGGGCCGGAGGAACTTCGCGCCCTGTGGCCGCGGCTGATCCCAGTCGGCATCGATCTGCTGGCGCAGGAGCTGATCCCCGGGCCGGAGACCCGGATCGAAAGCCATCATGTCTATGTCGACGCCGGCGGCGCCGTGGCCGGCGAGTTCACCGGCCGCAAGATCCGCACATATCCGGTCGATTACGGCCACAGCACGGCGCTGACCATCACCGACATCGACGGCGAGGGAGCCGACGTGGCGGCGCTGGGGCGGGACATCGCGGCGCGCATCGGTCTGAAGGGCGTTGCCAAATTTGATTTCAAGCGCGATCCCGACGGCGGCCTGCACCTGCTGGAGATCAACCCGCGCTTCAACCTCTGGCACCACCTGGGTGCGGTCGCCGGGGTGAACCTACCGGCGATGGTGCAGGCCGACCTGACCGGCCGACCCCGTCCAGGCCCCCGTCCTGCCCCGGCCAAGGCCCGGCCGGGCGCCTGCTGGTGCCACATCAGCAAGGACCGGCTGGCGGCGCGGGACGGCGGCGTGCCGACAGCGCGCTGGCTGGCCTGGGTCGCGCGCTGCGAGGCGAAGGCGATCATGCCGGACGACCCGATGCCCTTCCTGCGGCCGAAGCTGGACCGGCTGCTG
- a CDS encoding branched-chain amino acid ABC transporter permease, which produces MLELTLQALFSGLLAGGYYATVAVGLALVFGTMRVINLAHGELVLLAAYVAYAAETNYGVNPVMAIPVALVIVGTASAIVYALLSRIHQDREINSLILTFGLGIILTNAILSIWAADIHSTSDPWFQDSMVIADTLFAMNAEVAAFVGGLVLMAGVWWWLNHSWQGRAVRALSSNRAAATLMGVNPRKIEILSFLIAALLATFAGFAIYTGKTVFPALGHVLTVKAFIITVLAGMGSIPGVLIGAIMIGVIESLTVTYLSASLQELAGMILFLVVLFVSPSGLFGGGRALAR; this is translated from the coding sequence ATGCTTGAACTGACGCTCCAGGCACTGTTCTCGGGCCTGCTCGCCGGCGGCTACTACGCGACCGTGGCGGTCGGTCTGGCTCTGGTGTTTGGCACCATGCGGGTCATCAACCTCGCCCATGGCGAACTGGTGCTGCTGGCCGCCTATGTCGCCTATGCGGCGGAAACCAACTATGGCGTCAACCCGGTGATGGCGATCCCGGTGGCGCTGGTGATCGTCGGGACGGCGTCTGCCATCGTCTATGCGCTGCTCAGCCGCATCCACCAGGACCGCGAGATCAACTCGCTGATCCTCACCTTCGGGCTGGGGATCATCCTGACCAACGCCATCCTGTCGATCTGGGCGGCCGACATCCATTCGACCTCCGACCCCTGGTTCCAGGATTCGATGGTGATCGCCGACACGCTGTTCGCGATGAACGCGGAGGTCGCGGCCTTCGTCGGCGGGCTGGTGCTGATGGCCGGCGTCTGGTGGTGGCTGAACCACTCCTGGCAGGGCCGGGCGGTGCGGGCGCTGTCGTCGAACCGCGCGGCGGCGACCCTGATGGGCGTCAACCCGCGCAAGATCGAGATCCTGTCCTTCCTGATCGCCGCTCTGCTCGCCACCTTCGCCGGCTTCGCCATCTACACCGGCAAGACCGTCTTCCCGGCCTTGGGCCATGTGCTGACGGTCAAGGCCTTCATCATCACCGTGCTGGCCGGGATGGGATCGATCCCCGGCGTGCTGATCGGCGCCATCATGATCGGCGTCATCGAATCGCTGACGGTCACCTATCTGTCGGCCTCGCTGCAGGAGTTGGCGGGAATGATCCTGTTCCTGGTCGTGCTGTTCGTCTCGCCCTCGGGCCTGTTCGGCGGCGGAAGGGCACTGGCGCGATGA
- a CDS encoding glutathione binding-like protein, with product MIDLYFWPTPNGHKITIFLEEAGLDYQFKPVNISTGDQFKPEFLAFSPNNRMPAIIDNAPADGGEPISVFESGAILVYLAEKTGKFLPSDVRGRKTVLEWLFWQVGGLGPMAGQNHHFVQYAPERIPYAMERYVKETGRLYGVMDKRLADNEFLGGAELSIADMASYPWVVPHERQQQDLDNFPNLKRWFNAIKERPAVVRAYEKGQAVNPNRTPTVNEESKKILFGQSADTVKR from the coding sequence ATGATCGACCTCTATTTCTGGCCGACGCCGAACGGCCACAAGATCACGATCTTTCTCGAGGAGGCCGGGCTGGACTACCAGTTCAAGCCGGTGAACATCTCCACCGGCGACCAGTTCAAGCCGGAATTCCTCGCCTTCTCGCCGAACAACCGCATGCCGGCGATCATCGACAACGCCCCGGCCGATGGCGGCGAGCCGATCAGCGTCTTCGAATCCGGCGCCATCCTGGTCTATCTGGCCGAGAAGACCGGCAAATTCCTGCCCAGCGACGTGCGTGGCCGCAAGACGGTTCTCGAATGGCTGTTCTGGCAGGTCGGCGGCCTCGGCCCGATGGCGGGCCAGAACCACCATTTCGTGCAGTACGCGCCGGAACGCATCCCCTACGCCATGGAACGCTACGTCAAGGAGACGGGTCGCCTCTACGGCGTTATGGACAAGCGCCTTGCCGACAACGAGTTCCTGGGCGGGGCCGAGCTGTCCATCGCCGATATGGCGAGCTATCCCTGGGTCGTCCCGCATGAACGCCAGCAGCAGGATCTGGACAACTTCCCCAACCTGAAGCGCTGGTTCAACGCGATCAAGGAGCGGCCGGCGGTGGTGCGCGCCTATGAGAAGGGGCAGGCCGTCAACCCCAACCGCACGCCCACGGTGAACGAGGAAAGCAAGAAGATCCTGTTCGGCCAGTCCGCCGACACGGTCAAGCGCTGA
- a CDS encoding ABC transporter ATP-binding protein yields the protein MLTLEGVQVNFGGVQALKSASFSVAEGESIGLVGPNGAGKTTLFNVISGVVRPTAGRLDFRGTSLLKLPEWKRARLGIGRSFQIPRPFGHCTVRENLLVAQRFGAGKKDLRRIDEILDILNLRDKADRDATTELALTEHKALEVGKALATEPSLLLLDEVLAGLETSSKRAFMERLAAVRDRYRLAMVIIEHDIATIAALCPRVLVLNFGQIIADGSPDAVFRDPEVIRSYTGETTLAEAS from the coding sequence ATGCTCACGCTTGAAGGCGTCCAGGTCAATTTCGGCGGCGTGCAGGCGCTGAAGAGCGCCAGCTTCTCCGTCGCGGAAGGCGAAAGCATCGGTCTGGTCGGCCCGAACGGCGCCGGCAAGACCACGCTGTTCAACGTCATCTCCGGCGTGGTGCGGCCGACCGCCGGCCGACTCGACTTCCGCGGCACCTCGCTGCTGAAGCTGCCGGAATGGAAGCGGGCGCGGCTCGGCATCGGCCGCAGCTTCCAGATCCCACGCCCCTTCGGCCACTGCACGGTGCGGGAGAACCTGCTGGTCGCCCAGCGCTTCGGTGCCGGGAAAAAGGATTTGAGGAGGATCGACGAGATCCTCGACATCCTGAACCTGCGCGACAAGGCCGACCGCGACGCCACCACCGAACTGGCGCTGACCGAGCACAAGGCGCTGGAGGTCGGCAAGGCTCTGGCGACCGAGCCCAGCCTGCTCCTGCTCGACGAGGTGCTGGCCGGGCTGGAGACCAGCAGCAAGCGCGCCTTCATGGAGCGGTTGGCGGCGGTGCGCGACCGCTACCGCCTCGCCATGGTCATCATCGAGCATGACATCGCCACCATCGCCGCGCTTTGCCCGCGGGTGCTGGTGCTGAATTTCGGCCAGATCATCGCCGACGGCTCCCCCGACGCGGTGTTCCGCGACCCGGAGGTGATCCGCAGCTACACCGGCGAAACCACACTTGCGGAGGCGTCATGA
- a CDS encoding class I adenylate-forming enzyme family protein, giving the protein MTVGRPVPDFATMVAALPPRISHAALAWAERTPDAPALFDGTQEWSYRRLAQAVGSAAAHLRRLGVVGGDRVMIVCENGLAAVTLILATSECDAWPVIVNARLSDREIDTIRDHCRPRRIFYTDTVSPDAAAHAARHGAEPLGDPDLPPMAVGPLLDADPEPVHAGNQRQVGALIYTSGTTGKPKGVMLSHRGLLFVASVSGWMRGLGPSDRTYGVLPVSHVFGLASTCLGTLYAGGCLHTVPRFAPAAVWQALEQDGVTVFQGVPAMYAKLVEHATVTGRTLSAPALRYLSSGGSVLDLDLKQAVERVFGLPLHNGYGLTECSPTVTQTRLDAPRSDTSIGPALPLVEMRFVDHVTGQDVADGEPGELWVRAPNVMLGYYREPALTSQAITDDGWLKTGDVARLEPDGCVAVVGRIREIVIRSGFNVYPEEVEGVLTSHPAVTLAAVVGHAVAGNEEVVAFVQFVPGRSATEDELKAWAAERLAPYKRPSRIVAMDALPASPTGKLLKSGLRALAAEVMAA; this is encoded by the coding sequence ATGACTGTGGGGCGGCCGGTTCCCGATTTCGCCACGATGGTGGCGGCGCTGCCGCCGCGCATCAGCCACGCCGCGCTCGCCTGGGCGGAACGGACGCCGGACGCCCCCGCCCTGTTCGACGGGACGCAGGAATGGAGCTACCGCCGCCTTGCCCAGGCGGTCGGCAGCGCCGCCGCGCATCTCCGGCGGCTGGGGGTGGTCGGCGGCGACCGGGTGATGATCGTCTGCGAGAACGGCCTCGCGGCGGTCACCCTGATCCTGGCGACGAGCGAGTGCGACGCCTGGCCGGTCATCGTCAACGCCCGCCTGTCGGATCGCGAGATCGACACCATCCGCGACCACTGCCGGCCGCGCCGCATCTTCTATACCGATACGGTATCCCCCGACGCCGCCGCCCACGCCGCCCGCCATGGCGCGGAGCCGCTGGGCGACCCCGACCTGCCGCCGATGGCGGTCGGCCCGCTGCTGGACGCCGATCCGGAGCCGGTCCATGCCGGCAACCAGCGGCAGGTCGGCGCCTTGATCTACACCTCCGGCACCACCGGCAAGCCCAAGGGCGTGATGCTGTCCCACCGCGGCCTGCTGTTCGTCGCCTCGGTTTCGGGCTGGATGCGCGGGCTCGGTCCCAGCGACCGCACCTATGGCGTGCTGCCGGTCAGCCATGTCTTCGGCCTCGCCTCCACCTGCCTCGGCACGCTCTATGCCGGCGGCTGCCTGCACACGGTCCCCCGCTTCGCCCCCGCAGCCGTGTGGCAGGCGTTGGAACAGGATGGCGTGACCGTGTTCCAGGGTGTTCCAGCCATGTATGCCAAGCTGGTGGAGCACGCGACCGTCACCGGCCGTACTCTGTCGGCGCCCGCTTTGCGCTACCTGTCCTCGGGCGGCTCGGTGCTGGACCTCGACCTCAAACAGGCGGTGGAGCGGGTCTTCGGCCTGCCGCTGCACAACGGCTACGGCCTGACCGAATGCTCGCCGACGGTGACGCAGACCCGGCTGGACGCGCCGCGCAGCGACACCTCCATCGGCCCGGCCCTGCCGCTGGTTGAGATGCGCTTCGTCGACCATGTCACCGGCCAGGACGTGGCCGACGGCGAACCGGGAGAACTGTGGGTCCGTGCCCCCAACGTGATGCTCGGCTATTACCGCGAGCCGGCGCTGACGTCCCAGGCCATCACCGACGACGGCTGGCTGAAGACCGGCGACGTCGCCCGGCTGGAGCCGGACGGCTGCGTCGCCGTGGTCGGCCGCATCCGCGAGATCGTCATCCGCTCCGGCTTCAACGTCTATCCGGAGGAGGTGGAGGGCGTGCTGACCAGCCACCCGGCGGTGACTCTGGCCGCCGTCGTCGGCCATGCCGTCGCCGGCAACGAGGAGGTGGTCGCCTTCGTCCAGTTCGTCCCCGGCCGCAGTGCCACGGAAGACGAGTTGAAGGCCTGGGCCGCTGAACGGCTCGCCCCCTACAAGCGCCCGTCGCGCATCGTCGCCATGGACGCCCTGCCGGCCAGCCCGACCGGCAAGCTGCTGAAAAGCGGCCTCCGGGCGCTCGCCGCCGAGGTGATGGCCGCCTGA
- a CDS encoding ABC transporter ATP-binding protein: protein MTNALDILTLRAGYGAINVLWDVSLSVETGMTTVIVGPNGAGKTTLLRAIMGLVPATSGDIRVDGQSRKAVKTWDRVADGVVMIPEGRMIFPDMTVEDNLMMGAFPRGCRKDWKRNKAMVMDMFPRLAERRGQIAGTLSGGEAQMLAIGRGLMEQPRVCLIDEPSLGLAPVVVDEIFRILASLRAEGLTILLVEQNTSRALKIADHVYLMQSGKVVLSERGDRVDLERLHALYFAHETAA from the coding sequence ATGACCAACGCGCTCGACATCCTGACGCTCCGGGCCGGCTATGGCGCGATCAATGTGCTGTGGGACGTCTCGCTGTCGGTGGAGACCGGCATGACCACGGTGATCGTCGGCCCGAACGGCGCCGGCAAGACCACGCTGCTGCGCGCCATCATGGGGCTGGTTCCCGCGACATCGGGTGACATCCGCGTCGATGGGCAGAGCCGCAAGGCGGTGAAGACCTGGGACCGGGTTGCCGACGGGGTGGTGATGATTCCGGAAGGCCGGATGATCTTCCCCGACATGACGGTGGAGGACAACCTGATGATGGGCGCCTTCCCGCGCGGCTGCCGCAAGGACTGGAAGCGCAACAAGGCGATGGTCATGGACATGTTCCCCCGGCTGGCGGAACGGCGCGGCCAGATCGCCGGCACCCTGTCGGGCGGGGAGGCGCAGATGCTCGCCATCGGCCGCGGCCTGATGGAGCAGCCGCGCGTCTGCCTGATCGACGAACCGTCGCTCGGCCTCGCTCCCGTGGTGGTGGACGAGATCTTCCGCATCCTGGCCAGCCTGCGGGCGGAGGGGCTGACCATCCTGCTTGTGGAGCAGAACACCAGCCGCGCGCTGAAGATCGCCGACCACGTCTATCTGATGCAATCCGGCAAGGTGGTGCTGTCGGAGCGCGGCGACCGGGTGGACCTGGAGCGCCTGCACGCGCTTTACTTCGCACACGAAACAGCCGCGTGA
- a CDS encoding branched-chain amino acid ABC transporter permease, translated as MNRLFLIAALAVAYVGVPLLFGGNAYVLGLIVAALTIAGVAVAWALLGNLGGMVSFGHAAFFGVGSYTSAVLAMKLGVPVVASMLLGGVGAAVSSIAMLPALRLRGPYFALAILAYAHIFQILATEMTTVTGGAGGLLSIPRFPSILGFDFGEKLGGYLIILTIVVLAVLAYDAVRRSTWGLALKAMHDTEVATRVVGVPSTHLKAAMLVLSAFITGVVGAFNAHFISFLDPDYAFSSGWTVLPIAAAIFGGYRTVWGPVVGALAIYLVDQLLFKPILPHGHQMILGVLLCAMILFSPGGLMPALRRRTVKESRHAHA; from the coding sequence ATGAACCGACTGTTCCTGATTGCGGCCCTTGCCGTCGCCTATGTCGGCGTGCCGCTGCTGTTCGGCGGCAACGCCTATGTGTTGGGGCTGATCGTCGCGGCGCTGACCATTGCCGGGGTGGCGGTGGCCTGGGCGCTGCTGGGCAATCTCGGCGGCATGGTCAGCTTCGGGCACGCCGCCTTCTTCGGCGTGGGCTCCTACACTTCCGCGGTGCTGGCGATGAAGCTGGGGGTGCCGGTCGTCGCATCCATGCTGCTGGGCGGGGTGGGGGCGGCGGTGTCCTCCATCGCCATGCTGCCGGCACTGCGGCTGCGCGGTCCCTATTTCGCCCTCGCCATCCTCGCCTACGCCCACATCTTCCAAATCCTGGCGACCGAGATGACCACGGTCACCGGCGGGGCCGGCGGACTGCTGTCGATCCCGCGCTTTCCCAGCATTCTGGGCTTCGATTTCGGCGAGAAGCTGGGCGGTTACCTCATCATTCTGACCATCGTGGTGCTGGCGGTACTCGCCTATGACGCCGTCCGGCGCAGCACCTGGGGCCTTGCGCTGAAGGCGATGCATGACACGGAGGTGGCAACCCGCGTCGTCGGCGTGCCCAGCACGCATCTGAAGGCGGCCATGCTGGTGCTGTCGGCCTTCATCACCGGGGTGGTCGGCGCCTTCAACGCCCATTTCATCAGCTTCCTCGATCCCGACTACGCCTTTTCCAGCGGCTGGACCGTTCTGCCCATCGCCGCGGCGATCTTCGGCGGCTACCGCACGGTGTGGGGCCCGGTGGTCGGAGCGCTGGCGATCTATCTGGTGGACCAACTGCTGTTCAAGCCGATCCTGCCGCACGGCCACCAGATGATCCTGGGCGTGCTGCTCTGCGCCATGATCCTGTTCAGCCCCGGCGGTTTGATGCCGGCCTTGCGCCGCCGCACCGTGAAGGAGAGCCGCCATGCTCACGCTTGA